The genomic stretch TCCACTGGACAGTTTCATGATTATAAAGTGGGAAATAAGGCATTGATCGTGGATGGGCCTTCATTGTCTCTTTTCAGGCCACTTGTGGATAATGACTTCGGTGGTGGACGCGGAAGAAAGCTGGATTATCAGCATGGAAATGTGACCTCCCTTAAAAGCTTAGAACATCAGGAGGCGGAAGACGGTACCTATCAGGTGGCCGCTACTTATGAAGTGCTCGGCGGGGATGCTGCTTTTACCCAAGTGTACAGTTTTGACCATAACGGTAAAATCAAAGTGGATAATGACTTTAAGGCCATCAAAGGTGAGCATGATTATTTGCTGAAATTGGGGACAGATCTGAAGTTGCCAGGAGAACTAGACCACTTTAAGTGGTATGGCAGGGGTCCGTGGGAAAGCTATTCCGACAGGAAGTACAGTGCCCAAGTGGGACTTTATGAAGGTAGTGTCCAGGAGCAATATCATCCGTATGTCAGGCCTCAAGAGTCGGGGAACAAGACCGATGTCCGTTGGGCATCCATCAGTAAGTCCCAAAAGGATGGTGTGATGATCTATGCGGTGGAAGACTTGCTGAATGTCAGCGCATTGCCGTATGGTATTGACCAGCTGTATCCAGGAAAAGAAAAGCAAAATATCCATAGCGGAGAATTGGAGCCAAACGGATTCACCAATGTACACGTGGACCTAATCCAAACCGGTGTAGCCGGCATCAATAGTTGGGGATCCATTGCGCTGGAAGAATATAGGGTCGCCTTTAAGGATTATACCTATAGCTACGTGATAGCACCGTTTTAATTGTATAGAGAAGAAAAAGGAAAATAGAGAACCCAATATGATAAGTATTAAAAGATTATTACCAATGGCTGCTCTAGGGGCACTGTTGGCATGTGAGTCTTCAGGACTTCAGGATGTGGCTAAGGAATTTCAGGTGACCACCGATATCCCTTTTGGGGGTAATTCGTATGTGACAGCTGGTGAAGGGTTAAAAGTCACGAAAGAAGGTGTTCAAGACTGGACTTCTGGAGAGGCTGTGTTGAGTACTTACTTCAAAATGGAAAAACCGCAGCCGGTGTTTTTGCAGTTGGTTTTGGCGGGACGTGATTCGGCTTGTGATTTTGTGGTAAAAGCAGGAGGGCAAAGCAAGGATGTTTCTGTAACTGCTCAGGGAAGTGATACTTTGAATGTGGGGGTCTTTGACCTTGAAGCAGGTTATGTGAAGGTGGATATTCAGGGGACTTCCAAGGAAGGCGCAGCATTTTCTTCGATCAGGTCACTTTTGGTAAAAACGAAAGACGGTGCATCTATTGTTTATGTGAAAGATAACGAAAGCAACCGCTTTTACTGGGGAAGGCGTGGCCCGTCTGTTCACTTGAGTTATACATTGCCAGAAGATAAAGATTTCAAGTGGTTCTACAATGAGATCACTGTCCCTGAAGGCGAGGATCCAAATGGCTCCTATTATATGGCCAATGGTTTTGGAGAAGGGTACTTTGGAATTCAGGCCAATTCCGATGACGAACGCAGGGTGTTGTTTTCTGTTTGGAGTCCCTTTCATACGGATGATCCAAGTGAAATTCCTGAGGATCAGCAGATCAAGCTACTAAAAAAAGGAGAAGGAGTTTATACAGGTGAATTCGGAAACGAGGGATCTGGTGGACAGAGCTATTGGAAGTACAATTGGATCACAGGCAATACTTACCGATTTCTTAATTCAGTGGAACCTGACGGAAAGGGCAATACGCTTTATACTGCCTATTTCTTTGCGCCAGAACTTGGTGAGTGGAAGTTGATTGCCAGTTTTTTAAGGCCCCAGACGGATACTTGGTATAAGCGGCCGCATTCATTTTTGGAGAATTTTATTGATAGAAATGGCTTTGTTGGAAGAAAGGCTTTCTATCATGACCAGTGGGTGATGGATACTGAAGGAACATGGTTTGAATTGACTGAGGCTAAATTTACTGGAGATGATATTGCGCGTAGAGGATATAGGATGGATTATGCAGGGGGAGAAGAGAATGGAAGATTTTTCCTCAGGAATGGAGGCTTTTTCGATGAATTTGAGGAGCTGAACAGCATGCATCAACGTCCAGAGAAAGGACAATCTCCAGACATAGACTTTGATCAGCTGCCTTAGCAGAGGTAGTGAAAATTCACCGATTGACCTGTACATGTTTTGTGTACAGGTTTTTTTGTGTCAAGTTCATTCATCGCCAGTTGTTTGTTGTCATCATCGTGTTGATTGATGGTAAAGCCTTTCGTTTCCTCCATATATATTGATTTTTAGTATAGCTTTTTTACCAGAAACGATATGGGTATGCCGTGTTTTGGGTGATTTTAGATTAATATTATTTCGAAAGAATCGTTTCGTAAGGTTATTTCTTTTGTTTTAAGGTTATTATTTCATTTATAAGAATAAAAAAATTGATTCGAAATATAAAATTATTACATTTAGGGTGTAAATAAAGAATTTATCGAAACAAAACGAAGGATATTAATTCTTGTTTATACTTGTGTTAAGCCGTGGAAATAGAGGACGTTTTCTTTAAAACCAAAGCCCTAT from Echinicola soli encodes the following:
- a CDS encoding DUF3472 domain-containing protein, translating into MAALGALLACESSGLQDVAKEFQVTTDIPFGGNSYVTAGEGLKVTKEGVQDWTSGEAVLSTYFKMEKPQPVFLQLVLAGRDSACDFVVKAGGQSKDVSVTAQGSDTLNVGVFDLEAGYVKVDIQGTSKEGAAFSSIRSLLVKTKDGASIVYVKDNESNRFYWGRRGPSVHLSYTLPEDKDFKWFYNEITVPEGEDPNGSYYMANGFGEGYFGIQANSDDERRVLFSVWSPFHTDDPSEIPEDQQIKLLKKGEGVYTGEFGNEGSGGQSYWKYNWITGNTYRFLNSVEPDGKGNTLYTAYFFAPELGEWKLIASFLRPQTDTWYKRPHSFLENFIDRNGFVGRKAFYHDQWVMDTEGTWFELTEAKFTGDDIARRGYRMDYAGGEENGRFFLRNGGFFDEFEELNSMHQRPEKGQSPDIDFDQLP